Proteins found in one Methylobacterium sp. CB376 genomic segment:
- a CDS encoding RDD family protein yields the protein MANSWQGNNWQDPSWQGQGQGWQGQGYPQAAPGYGTPLPVAHASLTRRFLAYLLDIVFIFGFTCLLWLAIAFLGVITFGLGWTLFAILPASGILYSAMTLGGAGQSTYGMRMLGLRGVQAETGAPVDWITAGVHALLFYVAVSTFLLWLCDVGIGLLRADRRTGHDLVVGLAIVRVA from the coding sequence ATGGCGAATTCGTGGCAGGGCAACAACTGGCAGGACCCGTCCTGGCAGGGGCAGGGGCAGGGCTGGCAGGGGCAGGGCTACCCGCAGGCCGCGCCCGGCTACGGCACGCCTTTGCCCGTCGCGCACGCCTCGCTGACGCGGCGCTTCCTCGCCTACCTCCTCGACATCGTCTTCATCTTCGGCTTCACCTGCCTGCTCTGGCTCGCGATCGCCTTCCTGGGGGTGATCACCTTCGGCCTCGGCTGGACCCTGTTCGCGATCCTGCCGGCGAGCGGCATCCTCTACAGCGCGATGACCCTGGGCGGGGCCGGACAGAGCACCTACGGCATGCGGATGCTGGGATTGCGCGGCGTGCAGGCGGAGACCGGCGCCCCGGTCGACTGGATCACCGCGGGCGTGCACGCGCTGCTGTTCTACGTGGCGGTCTCGACCTTCCTGCTCTGGCTGTGCGACGTCGGCATCGGTCTCCTGCGGGCGGATCGCCGCACCGGCCACGACCTCGTCGTCGGCCTCGCGATCGTGCGCGTGGCCTGA